Below is a genomic region from Acetomicrobium sp. S15 = DSM 107314.
TTTCCCTCCTAACTGATAAAATCGACGCTGAGGTAATGGATGCCGCAGGCCCTCAGCTTAAGGTTGTGGCTAATTACGCCGTCGGTTTCGACAATATCGATGTGGAAGAAGCTACAGGGCGCGGCATCATGGTTACCAACACTCCCGGCGTCCTCACCGACACAACTGCTGACTTGGCATGGGCGCTGCTTTTGGCTGCAGCGCGCAGAATAGTCGAAGGGGACAAATTTGTACGCCAAGGGAAATACAAAGCCTGGAAACCGATGCTCCTTTTGGGCACTGATGTCCATCATGCGACGCTCGGTGTCGTCGGTTTTGGCAGGGTAGGCAGGGCCGTGGCGCGCAGGGCGACGGGCTTCGATATGAGGGTCATTTACTATGACGTGCAGAGGGTGTCCGAGGAGTTGGAGAGAGAATTTAACGCTGAGTACAAGCCGTTGGATCAACTCCTTCAAGAGGCAGATTTTATATCAATTCATCTCCCTCTCACGAAAGAAACTCGCCATCTGATCAGC
It encodes:
- the gyaR gene encoding glyoxylate reductase, whose protein sequence is MNGKPKVLITNRIPEEGMRIAEEHCEVKVFDYEGALPREVLLREVKGIDGIISLLTDKIDAEVMDAAGPQLKVVANYAVGFDNIDVEEATGRGIMVTNTPGVLTDTTADLAWALLLAAARRIVEGDKFVRQGKYKAWKPMLLLGTDVHHATLGVVGFGRVGRAVARRATGFDMRVIYYDVQRVSEELEREFNAEYKPLDQLLQEADFISIHLPLTKETRHLISERELKMMKKEAYLVNSARGPIVDEKALAKALKEGWIRGAGLDVFEHEPQVEPELLELDNVVLAPHLGSASYATRAKMATMAADNLVKALKGETPPNLVNPEVVKK